The Leptodactylus fuscus isolate aLepFus1 chromosome 3, aLepFus1.hap2, whole genome shotgun sequence genome has a segment encoding these proteins:
- the ID2 gene encoding DNA-binding protein inhibitor ID-2 — MKAFSPVRSVRKSSLTEHSLGISRSKTPVDDPMSLLYNMNDCYSKLKELVPSIPQNKKVSKMEILQHVIDYILDLQIALDSHPSIVSLHHPRLGSPSSNRSPLTTLNTDISILTLQASDLSAEFITNDSKALCP, encoded by the exons ATGAAAGCTTTTAGCCCTGTACGATCCGTCCGGAAAAGCAGCCTAACGGAGCATAGCCTGGGCATCTCCCGGAGCAAGACCCCAGTGGATGACCCTATGAGCCTGCTGTACAACATGAACGACTGCTACTCCAAGCTGAAGGAGCTGGTGCCCAGCATCCCGCAGAACAAGAAGGTCAGCAAGATGGAAATCCTCCAGCATGTCATCGATTACATCCTGGACCTGCAGATCGCCCTGGACTCTCACCCCAGCATTGTCAGCCTGCATCACCCGAGGCTGGGCAGCCCTTCCTCCAACAGAAGCCCCCTGACCACCCTCAATACAGACATCAGCATCCTGACACTGCAG GCGTCTGATTTATCAGCAGAGTTCATCACGAATGACAGCAAAGCTCTTTGTCCTTAA